One genomic segment of Arachis duranensis cultivar V14167 chromosome 4, aradu.V14167.gnm2.J7QH, whole genome shotgun sequence includes these proteins:
- the LOC107486378 gene encoding UDP-glycosyltransferase 83A1-like: MGIPHFLAIPYPILGHISPLFQFCQVLATNGYKITFLTSDNNFNRVNRAASEGKFVKSQMRVVSLPDGLGPEDDGSDQPKVILSIKTTMVAMLPKFIEDVNAMDSDNKISCVIVTKNMGWALQVALDLGLKGALFWPASATSLASFDSMQRLIDEGIIEPMLLIISFEISSGLPSKEHEKIKLCSNMPMIDASAMPWYCLDNTFYFHHMKQEIQTLKLAKWWLCNTTIDLEPGPFSISPNLIPIGPLIATNYNKSEEKTCQEWLDQQPPKSVIYISFGSMVSPSKEQFKELALGLDFLNMPFLWVINKNNNNNPLLYPENFKGNKGKIVGWVMQKKKVLSHPSIACFVSHCGWNSTMEGVCCGVPFLCWPFCSDQIINKTYICDVWKVGIEFEKDENGLVSREEIKKKVEMLFEDEGIKERSLKLKEMMIKNKVEGDKNLNEFINWVKE, encoded by the exons ATGGGGATACCACATTTTCTAGCAATACCATACCCAATCCTAGGACATATTAGTCccctttttcaattttgtcaAGTTTTGGCCACAaatggatacaaaatcactttcTTGACCTCAGATAACAACTTCAATAGGGTGAATAGGGCTGCAAGTGAAGGTAAATTTGTAAAATCACAAATGAGGGTGGTGTCCCTACCAGATGGGTTGGGCCCTGAAGATGATGGAAGTGATCAGCCCAAGGTTATATTGTCCATAAAAACCACAATGGTGGCTATGCTTCCAAAGTTTATAGAAGATGTGAATGCTATGGATAGTGATAACAAGATTTCTTGTGTCATTGTCACAAAGAACATGGGTTGGGCCTTGCAAGTTGCTCTCGATTTGGGCCTCAAAGGGGCTTTGTTCTGGCCTGCCTCAGCAACTTCCTTGGCCTCCTTTGATTCCATGCAGAGGCTCATTGATGAGGGAATTATAGAACCCATGTTA TTAATTATCTCTTTTGAAATTTCATCAGGACTCCCAAGCAAAGAACATGAGAAAATTAAGTTGTGCTCAAACATGCCTATGATAGATGCAAGTGCCATGCCATGGTACTGTTTGGATAACACTTTCTACTTCCATCACATGAAGCAAGAGATTCAAACCCTAAAGCTAGCAAAATGGTGGCTTTGCAACACAACCATTGATCTTGAGCCAGGACCCTTTTCCATATCACCAAATCTCATACCAATAGGTCCATTGATTGCAACTAATTACAacaaaagtgaagaaaaaaCATGCCAAGAATGGCTGGATCAGCAACCACCAAAATCCGTTATATACATTTCATTTGGTAGCATGGTATCACCTAGTAAGGAACAATTCAAGGAACTCGCTCTTGGACTTGATTTTCTTAACATGCCTTTTCTTTGGGttattaacaagaataataataataacccaTTATTATACCCGGAAAATTTTAAGGGAAACAAAGGTAAAATTGTTGGTTGGGTGATGCAAAAGAAGAAAGTTTTGAGTCACCCTTCGATAGCTTGTTTTGTTAGTCATTGTGGTTGGAATTCGACTATGGAAGGTGTGTGTTGCGGTGTCCCTTTTTTGTGTTGGCCTTTCTGTAGTGACCAAATCATTAATAAGACATATATTTGTGATGTGTGGAAAGTTGGGATTGAATTTGAGAAGGATGAAAATGGATTGGTATCAAGGGAAGAGATAAAGAAGAAGGTGGAAATGTTATTTGAAGATgaaggaattaaagagagatcgtTGAAACTCAAGGAAATGATGATCAAGAACAAAGTTGAAGGTGATAAGAATCTCAATGAGTTCATCAATTGGGTCAaggaatga
- the LOC107486650 gene encoding UDP-glycosyltransferase 83A1 isoform X1 codes for MSNNPHFLVMPYPILGHMNPLLQFSYVLIKHGCRITFVISEFIQKRVKIPSDNDVGSSKMIDFVTLPDGLDPEDDRSDQPKVILLRKTMPPKLHKLIQDINNGLDCENKIRCILVSKNIGWALEVGNNLGIKGAFLWPASATSLASYYSIQSLIDQGIIDSQTGLPIRKQEFQLLPNSPMMDTANLPWCSLGKNFFHHMAEDTQTMKLLGSWWLCNTTCDLEPGALEISSRFLPIGPLMEATNDSNNNNNKSSSFWQEDTTCLEWLDQQQPQSVVYVSFGSLAVMESNQFKELALALDLINKPFLWVVRTGSNNDKNGNKSNNAYPDEFQGSKGKIVGWCPQKKVLNHPAIACFVSHCGWNSTVEGVCSGVPFLCWPHFSDQFVNKAYICDFWKVGLGVEKDDDENGLVLRGEIKKKVEELVGDEEIRARSLKLKEVTLNNLVEGGRSSKNLDKFINWAKDY; via the exons ATGAGCAATaatccacattttcttgttatGCCATATCCAATTCTGGGACACATGAATCCCCTTCTTCAGTTCTCCTATGTTTTAATCAAACATGGTTGCAGAATCACTTTTGTGATCTCGGAATTCATCCAAAAGAGAGTGAAGATTCCTAGTGATAATGATGTTGGATCATCAAAGATGATAGACTTTGTGACACTCCCAGATGGGTTGGACCCGGAAGATGATAGAAGTGACCAACCAAAGGTGATTTTGTTGAGGAAGACCATGCCTCCTAAGCTCCACAAACTCATACAAGACATCAACAATGGTTTGGATTGTGAGAACAAGATCAGATGTATTCTTGTTTCCAAGAACATTGGGTGGGCCTTGGAAGTTGGAAACAATTTGGGGATTAAAGGGGCATTTCTCTGGCCTGCCTCAGCAACTTCATTGGCCTCATATTATTCCATCCAAAGCCTCATTGATCAAGGAATTATAGACTCTCAAACGG GACTACCAATAAGGAAACAAGAATTTCAACTCTTACCAAATTCACCTATGATGGACACAGCAAATTTGCCATGGTGTAGCCTTGGCAAGAACTTTTTCCATCACATGGCAGAAGACACACAAACAatgaagttgttgggaagttGGTGGCTTTGCAACACCACTTGTGATCTTGAGCCTGGTGCACTTGAGATATCATCAAGATTCCTTCCAATTGGTCCATTAATGGAAGCTACTAAtgacagcaacaacaacaacaacaaaagctcTTCATTCTGGCAAGAAGACACAACCTGCTTAGAATGGTTggatcaacaacaacctcaatctGTTGTCTATGTTTCATTTGGTAGCTTGGCAGTTATGGAATCCAACCAATTCAAAGAGTTAGCGCTCGCGCTCGATCTCATTAACAAGCCTTTTCTTTGGGTTGTAAGAACAGGTAGTAACAATGATAAGAATggaaataaatcaaataatgcATACCCAGATGAATTTCAAGGAAGTAAAGGTAAGATTGTGGGTTGGTGTCCACAGAAGAAAGTACTAAACCACCCTGCAATTGCTTGTTTTGTAAGTCATTGCGGTTGGAATTCGACTGTTGAAGGCGTGTGTAGTGGGGTTCCTTTCTTGTGTTGGCCACATTTCAGTGATCAATTTGTTAACAAGGCTTATATTTGTGATTTTTGGAAGGTTGGATTGGGAGTAGAGaaggatgatgatgaaaatggaTTAGTATTAAGGGGTGAGATAAAGAAAAAGGTGGAGGAATTGGTTGGGGATGAAGAGATAAGAGCAAGATCATTGAAGCTGAAGGAAGTGACACTGAATAACTTGGTGGAAGGTGGTAGGTCTTCAAAGAATCTAGACAAGTTCATCAACTGGGCTAAGGACTATTAA